One genomic segment of Dromaius novaehollandiae isolate bDroNov1 chromosome 12, bDroNov1.hap1, whole genome shotgun sequence includes these proteins:
- the LRRN1 gene encoding leucine-rich repeat neuronal protein 1, whose protein sequence is MAKIRFVLTVCQLVLELLMNSLTESSIQSNECPQLCVCEIRPWFTPQSTYREATTVDCNDLRLIKIPSNLSSDTQVLLLQSNNIAKTTDELQQLFNLTELDFSQNNFTSIKDVGLSNLTQLTTLHLEENQITEMTDYCLQDLCNLQELYINHNQISSISANAFSGLKNLLRLHLNSNKLKVIDSRWFDSTPNLEILMIGENPVIGILDMNFKPLSNLRSLVLAGMYLTDIPGNALVGLDSLESLSFYDNKLVKVPQLALEKVPNLKFLDLNKNPIHKIQEGDFKNMLRLKELGINNMGELVSVDRYALDNLPELTKLEATNNPKLSYIHRLAFRNVPALESLMLNNNALNAVYQKTVESLPNLREISIHSNPLRCDCVIHWINSNKTNIRFMEPLSMFCAMPPEYRGQQVKEVVIQDSNEQCLPMISHETFPNHLNLDIGMTVFLDCRAMAEPEPEIYWVTPLGNKVTVESLSDKYKLSSEGTLEISNIQVEDSGRYTCVAQNIEGADTRVATIRVNGTLLDGAQVLKIYVKQAESHSILVSWKVNSNVMTSNLKWSSATMKIDNPHITYTARVPVDVHEYNLTHLQPSTDYEVCLTVSNIHQQTQKSCVNVTTKNAAFALDISDQETSTALAAVMGSMFAVISLASVSVYVAKRFKRKNYHHSLKKYMQKTSSIPLNELYPPLINLWEGDSEKDKDGSAETKPTQVDTSRSYYMW, encoded by the coding sequence ATGGCTAAAATTAGATTTGTTTTAACTGTTTGCCAGTTGGTGCTAGAATTGTTAATGAATTCATTAACTGAGTCTTCCATACAGAGTAATGAATGTCCACAACTTTGCGTATGTGAAATCAGGCCATGGTTTACACCACAGTCAACTTACAGGGAAGCTACAACAGTTGATTGCAATGACCTTCGTTTAATAAAAATCCCCAGCAATCTTTCCAGCGACACTCAAGTCCTTCTCTTACAAAGCAACAATATCGCAAAGACCACAGACGAACTCCAACAGCTGTTTAATTTAACAGAATTAGATTTTTCACAGAATAACTTCACTAGTATCAAAGATGTGGGGCTATCAAATCTCACTCAACTTACTACTTTGCACCTGGAGGAAAACCAGATAACAGAGATGACTGACTACTGCTTGCAAGACCTTTGTAATCTTCAGGAATTATATATAAATCACAACCAGATCAGCAGTATTTCTGCAAATGCATTCTCTGGCCTGAAGAACCTTCTAAGATTGCATCTCAATTCCAACAAATTAAAAGTTATCGACAGCCGTTGGTTTGATTCTACTCCTAACTTAGAGATCCTTATGATTGGAGAAAACCCAGTGATTGGAATACTAGATATGAACTTCAAACCGCTCTCAAATTTAAGGAGTCTAGTTTTGGCAGGTATGTATCTCACAGATATTCCTGGCAACGCATTAGTAGGCTTGGATAGTCTTGAAAGTCTTTCCTTTTATGACAACAAACTGGTAAAAGTTCCTCAGCTTGCACTCGAGAAAGTTCCAAATTTAAAATTCTTGGATCTCAACAAAAATCCAATTCATAAAATTCAAGAAGGGGATTTCAAAAATATGCTCAGATTGAAGGAACTCGGGATCAATAATATGGGAGAGCTCGTTTCCGTTGATAGGTACGCGTTAGACAACCTGCCTGAACTTACAAAGCTTGAAGCCACCAACAATCCAAAGTTGTCCTACATCCACCGTTTGGCATTTCGCAACGTTCCCGCTCTGGAAAGCTTGATGCTGAACAACAATGCCTTGAACGCGGTCTACCAAAAGACAGTGGAATCCCTTCCGAACCTGCGCGAGATCAGCATCCACAGTAACCCGCTCCGGTGCGACTGTGTCATTCACTGGATAAACTCCAACAAGACCAACATCCGCTTCATGGAACCGCTGTCGATGTTTTGTGCTATGCCCCCCGAGTACCGAGGACAGCAGGTGAAGGAAGTGGTAATACAGGATTCGAATGAACAGTGTCTTCCAATGATTTCTCATGAGACTTTTCCAAATCACTTAAATTTGGACATCGGCATGACAGTGTTTTTAGACTGTCGGGCCATGGCGGAACCTGAGCCGGAGATTTACTGGGTCACTCCTCTCGGAAATAAAGTAACCGTTGAAAGCCTCTCTGACAAATACAAGCTGAGCAGTGAAGGTACCCTGGAAATCTCTAACATTCAGGTCGAAGACTCGGGGAGGTACACGTGTGTTGCCCAGAACATCGAAGGGGCCGACACGAGGGTGGCCACCATCCGAGTGAACGGCACGCTTCTGGACGGCGCTCAGGTCCTGAAAATCTACGTGAAGCAAGCGGAATCGCATTCGATTTTAGTTTCTTGGAAAGTTAATTCCAACGTCATGACTTCCAATTTAAAATGGTCGTCAGCTACTATGAAGATTGACAACCCTCACATCACGTACACTGCTAGGGTCCCGGTTGACGTACACGAATATAACCTCACGCATTTACAGCCATCTACAGATTATGAAGTGTGTCTGACTGTGTCAAATATCCATCAACAAACACAGAAGTCCTGCGTTAACGTTACaacaaaaaatgcagcttttgcgCTAGATATTTCAGATCAGGAAACCAGCACTGCCCTTGCTGCGGTAATGGGATCTATGTTTGCTGTCATTAGTCTTGCCTCCGTTTCTGTTTACGTTGCAAAAAGGTTTAAGAGAAAAAACTACCACCATTCATtgaaaaaatatatgcaaaagaCCTCGTCGATCCCACTGAATGAGCTCTATCCCCCACTTATTAATCTCTGGGAAGGTGACAGTGAAAAAGACAAGGATGGCTCTGCGGAGACCAAGCCAACCCAAGTCGACACGTCCAGAAGCTATTACATGTGGTAA